The following coding sequences are from one Thermostaphylospora chromogena window:
- a CDS encoding DJ-1/PfpI family protein: MRRVVIVVYDGFQLLDMTGPADVFGAAGLLCGEDGYRVEPAAVRAGSVRAHGGITVTAAHALADVRGPLDTLLVTGGWGTPAHLDDRELVGQIARLAGLARRVASVCTGAFLLAEAGLLDGRRATAHWGWLDRLADFGATPVSERVVTDGKIVTAAGASAGIDMALSLLAEARDVPTAQAAQLAIEYDPRPPFDAGSPATASAGLAERALSLIA, encoded by the coding sequence ATGCGGCGCGTGGTGATCGTGGTCTACGACGGGTTCCAGCTGCTCGACATGACGGGGCCGGCCGACGTGTTCGGGGCGGCCGGGCTGCTGTGCGGCGAGGACGGCTACCGCGTCGAGCCGGCGGCCGTGCGGGCCGGGAGCGTACGCGCGCACGGCGGGATCACGGTCACCGCGGCGCACGCGCTGGCGGACGTCCGAGGCCCGCTCGACACGCTGCTGGTGACGGGCGGGTGGGGGACGCCCGCGCACCTGGACGACCGGGAACTGGTCGGGCAGATCGCACGGTTGGCCGGGCTGGCCCGCAGGGTCGCGTCGGTGTGCACCGGCGCCTTCCTGCTCGCCGAGGCGGGGCTGCTGGACGGCAGGCGCGCCACCGCCCACTGGGGCTGGCTGGACCGGCTCGCCGACTTCGGCGCCACGCCGGTGAGCGAGCGCGTGGTCACCGACGGGAAGATCGTCACTGCGGCCGGGGCGTCGGCGGGCATCGACATGGCCCTCTCCCTGCTCGCGGAGGCGAGGGACGTGCCGACCGCGCAGGCCGCGCAGCTCGCGATCGAGTACGATCCGCGCCCGCCCTTCGACGCCGGCTCCCCCGCCACGGCGTCGGCGGGCCTGGCGGAGCGGGCGCTCTCCCTGATCGCCTGA
- a CDS encoding cytochrome P450 encodes MEYSPFDPKIHEDPFPVYARLLEEAPVYHNDKDDFWALTRHADVSAALADSTLFSSSHGPLLDSPPWGPDASRAISFVAMDPPEHTRLRAPISRVFTARRVAAMEPRVRDIARRHLEDALAGGGVFDFVEDFAARLPLDVISEVVGVPEGDRDMVRRLAETSLRREEGTQTIPEEGRRASAELTAYYGELLAERRRRPADDLASELAAELPAEEAIPILFVLLAAGSETTTHLLGHAWYWAWAHPGVRERAFADIPAWINETLRYDPPAIGVARLLTRDLTLHGTRIPAGSRMWLVIAAANRDPRVFPHPDRYDLDRDTTQMISFSGGRHYCPGAALGRLEARVALEELAAAVTDYKIDTAGMRRTNIGNVRGFSCLPTMVTIR; translated from the coding sequence GTGGAATACAGCCCGTTCGACCCGAAGATCCATGAAGATCCCTTCCCCGTCTACGCCCGGCTGCTGGAGGAAGCGCCCGTCTACCACAACGACAAGGACGACTTCTGGGCGCTGACCCGGCACGCGGACGTCTCCGCCGCGCTCGCGGACAGCACCCTGTTCTCCAGCTCGCACGGGCCGCTGCTGGACAGCCCCCCGTGGGGTCCCGACGCCTCCCGGGCCATCTCGTTCGTCGCCATGGACCCGCCCGAGCACACCAGGCTGCGCGCACCGATCTCCCGGGTGTTCACCGCCCGCCGGGTAGCGGCCATGGAGCCGCGCGTGCGCGACATCGCCCGCCGCCACCTGGAGGACGCGCTCGCCGGCGGCGGCGTGTTCGACTTCGTCGAGGACTTCGCCGCCCGGCTGCCGCTCGATGTGATCTCCGAGGTGGTCGGCGTCCCCGAGGGCGACCGCGACATGGTGCGCCGTCTCGCCGAGACCTCGCTGCGGCGTGAAGAGGGCACCCAGACCATCCCCGAGGAGGGGCGGCGGGCGAGCGCCGAGCTGACCGCCTACTACGGCGAGCTCCTCGCCGAACGCCGCCGTCGCCCGGCCGACGACCTGGCCTCGGAGCTGGCCGCCGAGCTGCCCGCCGAGGAGGCGATCCCGATCCTGTTCGTGCTGCTGGCCGCGGGCAGCGAGACCACCACCCACCTGCTCGGCCACGCCTGGTACTGGGCCTGGGCCCATCCCGGCGTCCGCGAGCGGGCCTTCGCCGACATCCCGGCCTGGATCAACGAGACCCTGCGCTACGACCCGCCCGCGATCGGCGTGGCCCGGCTGCTCACCCGCGACCTGACCCTGCACGGCACGCGGATACCCGCGGGATCGCGGATGTGGCTGGTCATCGCCGCGGCCAACCGCGACCCCCGTGTCTTCCCCCACCCCGACCGCTACGACCTCGATCGGGACACCACGCAGATGATCAGCTTCAGCGGCGGCCGCCACTACTGCCCGGGAGCGGCGCTCGGCCGCCTGGAGGCGCGGGTGGCGCTGGAGGAGCTGGCCGCCGCGGTGACCGATTACAAGATCGACACCGCCGGGATGCGCCGGACGAACATCGGCAACGTGCGCGGCTTCTCCTGCCTGCCCACCATGGTGACCATCCGCTGA
- a CDS encoding proline dehydrogenase family protein, with translation MYRSLLLAVSRGSAVRRAVTGLPVARRVVDRFVAGEHAEDALAVTRRLTSAGLAVTIDHLGEHAADAAAAARTAKAYLVLLDMLAPLGLGERAEASVKLSALGQTLGPDGEAVALGHARQICAAARAAGAAVTLDMEDHTTVDSTLRVLRRLRADFPETGVAIQSRLLRSEADCRDLAREGARVRLVKGAYAEPPSVAHQSRSAVDRAYVRCLRTLMEGNGYPMVATHDDRLIAVAAALAARAGRGRDGYELQMLYGVRPARQRVLAHAGHTVRVYLPYGADWYDYFARRLAERPANLAFFLRSLTSV, from the coding sequence ATGTATCGCTCGCTGCTTCTGGCCGTCTCCCGCGGCTCAGCCGTACGCCGGGCGGTGACCGGTCTGCCCGTCGCCCGCCGGGTGGTGGACCGGTTCGTGGCCGGTGAGCACGCCGAGGACGCGCTGGCCGTCACCCGGCGGCTGACCTCCGCCGGGCTCGCCGTGACCATCGACCACCTGGGCGAGCACGCCGCCGACGCCGCCGCGGCGGCGCGCACGGCCAAGGCGTACCTCGTGCTGCTGGACATGCTGGCCCCGCTCGGCCTGGGCGAGCGCGCCGAGGCGTCGGTGAAGCTGTCGGCGCTCGGGCAGACGCTGGGCCCGGACGGAGAGGCCGTCGCCCTCGGGCACGCCCGGCAGATCTGCGCCGCGGCGCGCGCCGCGGGCGCGGCGGTGACGTTGGACATGGAGGACCACACCACCGTGGACTCCACGCTGCGCGTGCTGCGCCGGCTGCGCGCCGACTTCCCCGAGACCGGCGTGGCGATCCAGTCCCGCCTGCTGCGCAGCGAAGCGGACTGCCGCGACCTCGCCCGGGAAGGAGCACGGGTGAGACTGGTCAAGGGCGCCTACGCCGAGCCCCCCTCGGTGGCCCATCAGAGCCGATCCGCCGTGGATCGGGCGTACGTGCGATGCCTGCGCACCCTGATGGAGGGGAATGGGTATCCCATGGTGGCCACGCACGACGACCGGCTGATCGCCGTCGCCGCTGCGCTCGCCGCCCGCGCAGGGCGCGGCCGTGACGGCTATGAGCTGCAGATGCTGTACGGCGTGCGCCCCGCACGACAGCGGGTGCTCGCCCACGCGGGCCACACGGTCCGCGTCTACCTCCCGTACGGCGCGGACTGGTACGACTACTTCGCCCGGCGCCTGGCCGAGCGACCGGCCAACCTCGCCTTCTTCCTGCGTTCGCTCACCTCCGTATGA
- a CDS encoding ABC transporter ATP-binding protein: MRDRVPARIRALAPAAPAGFALETAGLGVRYRTAWALRDCSLALPAGRIAALVGPNGAGKTTLLHAIAGLLDPAAGSVRTSGDVAFVAQDKPLYERFTVAETLMLGRRLNPRWDASYAEARMAALGIPLRRRVGRLSGGQQAQVALTLALARRPDLLVLDEPLANLDPLARHDVMRAIMAEAAEREVTVLISSHVVSDLEDTCDWLILLNGGRVQVAGDIEDLLDEHLVLSGPAEWAGNLADRTVCVDRAGRQATLLVRGVPAVDPRWHARRATLDELVMGYLRAPRAAALPGPVEVRA; encoded by the coding sequence ATGAGGGACCGCGTCCCCGCTCGTATCCGCGCACTCGCCCCGGCCGCCCCCGCGGGCTTCGCGCTGGAGACCGCAGGCCTCGGCGTCCGCTATCGGACCGCCTGGGCGCTGCGCGACTGCTCGCTGGCCCTGCCCGCCGGGAGGATCGCCGCGCTCGTCGGCCCGAACGGCGCGGGCAAGACCACGCTGCTGCACGCGATCGCCGGCCTGCTCGACCCGGCCGCGGGCTCCGTGCGGACCTCGGGCGACGTCGCGTTCGTCGCCCAGGACAAACCGCTCTACGAGCGCTTCACGGTCGCCGAGACGCTGATGCTCGGGCGGCGGCTCAACCCCCGCTGGGACGCGTCGTACGCCGAGGCGAGGATGGCCGCGCTGGGCATCCCCCTCCGGCGGAGGGTCGGCCGGCTGTCCGGCGGGCAGCAGGCGCAGGTCGCCCTCACCCTGGCGCTGGCCAGACGCCCCGACCTGCTGGTGCTCGACGAGCCGCTGGCCAACCTCGACCCGCTCGCCCGGCACGACGTCATGCGGGCGATCATGGCTGAGGCCGCGGAGCGGGAGGTGACCGTGCTCATCTCCTCCCATGTCGTGTCCGACCTGGAGGACACCTGCGACTGGCTGATCCTGCTGAACGGGGGCCGGGTGCAGGTGGCCGGCGACATCGAGGACCTGCTCGACGAGCACCTGGTGCTGTCCGGGCCGGCGGAGTGGGCCGGGAACCTGGCCGACCGGACGGTGTGCGTCGACCGGGCGGGGCGGCAGGCGACCCTGCTGGTGCGGGGCGTCCCGGCGGTCGACCCGCGATGGCACGCCCGCCGGGCGACCCTGGACGAGCTCGTCATGGGATACCTGCGCGCGCCCCGGGCGGCCGCGCTGCCGGGACCGGTGGAGGTGCGGGCATGA
- a CDS encoding lysophospholipid acyltransferase family protein, translating to MSEIVYPPVIWAATTLFRVLDLKIRVEGAERVPTSGSAVLVSNHISYLDFIFAGYAAHSSRRLVRFMAKKEVFDHPISGPLMRNMRHIPVDREAGAGSYAAALRALKDGEVVGVFAEGTISRSFTVKEIKSGAVRMAAATGSPLIPIALWGTQRLWTKGRPRKLLQRHIPITILVGEPLHPKRGDDMAVHTTELRTRMIELLDRAQRDYPEIPPGVWWQPAHLGGTAPTPEEAEEMDAREAAARTAAAE from the coding sequence ATGTCGGAGATCGTGTACCCCCCGGTGATCTGGGCTGCGACCACCCTTTTCCGCGTGCTGGACCTGAAGATCCGCGTCGAGGGGGCGGAACGGGTGCCGACCAGCGGCAGTGCCGTCCTCGTCAGCAACCACATCAGCTACCTCGACTTCATCTTCGCGGGCTACGCCGCGCACAGCTCCCGGCGGCTGGTCCGGTTCATGGCGAAGAAGGAGGTCTTCGACCATCCGATCTCCGGCCCGTTGATGCGCAACATGCGGCACATCCCCGTCGACCGCGAAGCCGGCGCCGGCTCCTACGCCGCGGCGCTGCGCGCGCTCAAGGACGGCGAGGTGGTCGGCGTCTTCGCCGAGGGGACGATCAGCAGGTCCTTCACGGTCAAGGAGATCAAGAGCGGCGCGGTGCGGATGGCCGCGGCCACCGGATCGCCGCTCATCCCGATCGCGCTGTGGGGCACCCAGCGGCTGTGGACCAAGGGCCGCCCGCGCAAGCTCCTGCAGCGGCACATCCCGATCACGATCCTGGTCGGCGAGCCGCTCCACCCCAAGCGCGGTGACGACATGGCCGTCCACACCACCGAGCTGCGCACGCGGATGATCGAGCTGCTCGACCGCGCCCAGCGCGACTACCCCGAGATCCCCCCGGGCGTGTGGTGGCAGCCCGCCCACCTGGGCGGCACCGCCCCCACCCCGGAGGAGGCCGAGGAGATGGACGCCAGGGAGGCCGCCGCGCGGACGGCCGCGGCGGAATAG
- a CDS encoding PTS-dependent dihydroxyacetone kinase phosphotransferase subunit DhaM, producing the protein MTDGPVGIVLISHSHALAVEVAALATQLGGEHVPIAAAGGTREGGLGTSSERVEAAIREVDRGAGVVLIPDLGSSVLTARLLERPGSVVIADVPFLEGAIAAAVTAGAGAPLARVLAAAEEARTARKL; encoded by the coding sequence GTGACCGACGGACCGGTGGGCATCGTGTTGATCTCGCACAGCCATGCCCTGGCGGTGGAGGTGGCCGCGCTCGCCACGCAGCTCGGCGGGGAGCATGTGCCCATCGCCGCGGCGGGCGGCACCAGGGAGGGCGGCCTGGGTACCAGCTCGGAGCGGGTCGAGGCGGCGATCAGGGAGGTCGACCGGGGGGCGGGGGTGGTCCTCATCCCGGATCTGGGCAGCTCCGTGCTGACCGCGCGGCTGCTGGAGCGGCCGGGGTCGGTGGTGATCGCCGACGTGCCGTTCCTGGAGGGCGCGATCGCCGCCGCGGTGACCGCGGGCGCGGGCGCTCCGCTCGCACGGGTGCTCGCCGCGGCCGAGGAGGCCCGGACCGCCCGCAAACTGTGA
- a CDS encoding GntR family transcriptional regulator, whose translation MIVFRLDRTSGVATYLQLVHQVKHALRLGTLRPGDRLPTVREVVEQLAINPNTVAKAYRELEREGLVTGRPGLGTFVQRSIGGATLDRHVGLRRDLVAWVRRARAAGLDRDDLEALFATAVNDAWQEDIA comes from the coding sequence GTGATCGTCTTCCGTCTGGACAGGACGTCGGGGGTGGCGACCTACCTCCAGCTCGTCCACCAGGTCAAACACGCGTTAAGGCTGGGCACGCTGCGGCCGGGCGACCGGTTGCCGACCGTCCGGGAGGTCGTCGAGCAGCTCGCGATCAACCCCAACACCGTGGCCAAGGCCTACCGGGAACTGGAGCGGGAAGGGCTGGTGACCGGCCGCCCCGGCCTGGGCACGTTCGTGCAGCGCTCCATCGGCGGAGCCACGCTCGACCGGCACGTCGGGCTCCGCCGCGATCTCGTCGCGTGGGTACGCCGGGCCCGCGCCGCCGGGCTGGACCGGGACGACCTGGAAGCCCTGTTCGCGACCGCCGTCAACGACGCTTGGCAGGAGGACATCGCATGA
- the dhaK gene encoding dihydroxyacetone kinase subunit DhaK, whose product MKKLINSADTVIVDSLTGLAAAHPDLRVDVEGRVVYRAEGPRQGKVGLVSGGGSGHEPLHAGFVGYGMLDAACPGEIFTSPVPDQMIAASKAVNGGAGVLHIVKNYTGDVLNFEMAAELCAEEGVEVATVLVDDDVAVRDSLYTAGRRGTGATVFVEKIAGALAETGATLAEVAAVGKEVNARSRSFGVALSACTTPASGKPTFDLGADEIELGIGIHGEPGRTRASTAPAREIVRTAMDAINEDMPLSGDTLVMVNGMGGTPLIELYIVFAEVDAYLREHGASTARSLVGNYITSLDMQGFSVTVCRLTDELTRLWDAPVQTPGLRWGR is encoded by the coding sequence ATGAAGAAGCTCATCAACAGCGCGGACACCGTGATCGTCGATTCGCTGACCGGTCTGGCCGCGGCACACCCCGACCTGCGGGTGGACGTGGAGGGCAGGGTCGTCTACCGGGCCGAGGGGCCGCGGCAGGGGAAGGTGGGGCTGGTGTCGGGCGGCGGCTCGGGGCACGAGCCCTTGCACGCGGGCTTCGTCGGGTACGGCATGCTCGACGCCGCCTGTCCCGGAGAGATCTTCACCTCGCCGGTCCCCGATCAGATGATCGCCGCGAGCAAGGCGGTGAACGGCGGCGCCGGGGTCTTGCACATCGTGAAGAACTACACCGGCGACGTGCTCAACTTCGAGATGGCCGCCGAGCTGTGCGCCGAGGAGGGCGTGGAGGTGGCGACCGTCCTGGTCGACGACGACGTCGCGGTGCGCGACTCGCTCTACACGGCGGGCCGCAGGGGAACCGGCGCGACCGTGTTCGTGGAGAAGATCGCCGGCGCGCTCGCCGAGACCGGCGCCACGCTCGCCGAGGTCGCCGCGGTCGGCAAGGAGGTGAACGCGCGCAGCCGGTCCTTCGGCGTCGCGCTGTCGGCCTGCACCACTCCCGCCTCCGGTAAGCCGACCTTCGACCTCGGCGCCGACGAGATCGAGCTGGGCATCGGCATCCACGGCGAGCCGGGGCGCACCCGGGCGTCGACGGCGCCCGCCCGCGAGATCGTGCGCACCGCGATGGACGCGATCAACGAGGACATGCCGCTGTCCGGAGACACGCTGGTGATGGTGAACGGCATGGGCGGCACCCCGCTGATCGAGCTGTACATCGTCTTCGCCGAGGTCGACGCCTATCTGCGCGAGCACGGCGCGAGCACGGCGCGCAGCCTGGTGGGGAACTACATCACCAGCCTCGACATGCAGGGGTTCTCGGTCACCGTGTGCCGCCTCACCGACGAGCTGACCCGGCTGTGGGACGCCCCGGTCCAGACACCGGGACTGCGCTGGGGGCGTTGA
- the pruA gene encoding L-glutamate gamma-semialdehyde dehydrogenase — MDAITNVPTPANEPVHGYAPGTPERATLENRVKELAAAQLDLTMTIGGERRMAGGPPIDVVQPHNRTAVLGRTAEATAADVRAAIDAALQAAPAWRAMSFDDRAAIFLRAAELLSGPWRATLNAATILGQSKSVQQAEIDAACELIDFFRFNVSYARRLMSDQPLSVPGVWNRVEYRPLEGFVLAITPFNFTAIAGNLPTSAALMGNVVVWKPSPTQQFAAHFTMRLLEEAGLPPGVINMVTGNGRAVSEVAVTDPHLAGIHFTGSTATFQHLWATVGANIANYHGYPRLVGETGGKDFVLAHPSADPAVLTTALIRGAFEYQGQKCSAASRAYLPRSLWSRMRDDFVALAESLTVGDLASDLSLFMGAVIDDRAFAKHKAAIDRARAQDGIDVLTGSYDDSTGYFVRPTVLECADPDDEVFVKEYFGPILPVYVYDDADYDRVVDKVESTGAYALTGAIIARDRRAIVDAAERLRFAAGNFYINDKPTGSIVGQQPFGGSRASGTNDKAGSILNLTRWVSARAVKEAFVPPVVTPPYRGDIPQTGWEQPDLNSLR, encoded by the coding sequence ATGGACGCCATCACCAACGTTCCGACCCCGGCCAACGAGCCGGTGCACGGCTACGCGCCCGGCACGCCCGAGCGCGCGACTCTGGAGAACCGCGTCAAGGAGCTCGCCGCCGCCCAGCTGGACCTGACGATGACCATCGGGGGCGAGCGGCGGATGGCCGGCGGCCCGCCGATCGACGTGGTCCAGCCGCACAACCGGACGGCGGTGCTCGGCCGTACCGCGGAGGCCACCGCCGCCGACGTGCGGGCCGCGATCGATGCCGCGCTCCAGGCGGCGCCGGCGTGGCGGGCGATGTCGTTCGACGACCGGGCGGCGATCTTCCTGCGGGCGGCCGAGCTGCTGTCCGGGCCGTGGCGGGCGACGCTCAACGCGGCCACGATCCTGGGCCAGTCGAAGTCGGTGCAGCAGGCGGAGATCGACGCCGCCTGCGAACTGATCGACTTCTTCCGGTTCAACGTCTCCTACGCGCGCCGCCTCATGTCCGACCAGCCGCTGTCCGTGCCCGGCGTCTGGAACCGGGTGGAGTACCGGCCGCTGGAAGGGTTCGTGCTGGCGATCACACCGTTCAACTTCACCGCCATCGCCGGCAACCTGCCGACGTCGGCGGCGCTGATGGGGAACGTCGTCGTGTGGAAGCCGTCGCCCACGCAGCAGTTCGCCGCGCACTTCACCATGCGGCTGCTGGAGGAGGCGGGCCTGCCGCCCGGCGTCATCAACATGGTGACCGGCAACGGCCGGGCGGTCTCCGAGGTGGCGGTCACCGATCCGCACCTGGCGGGCATCCACTTCACCGGGTCCACCGCCACCTTCCAGCACCTGTGGGCCACGGTCGGGGCGAACATCGCGAACTACCACGGCTATCCGCGGCTGGTCGGGGAGACCGGCGGCAAGGACTTCGTGCTCGCCCACCCCTCGGCCGATCCGGCGGTCCTGACCACCGCGCTGATCAGGGGGGCGTTCGAGTACCAGGGGCAGAAGTGCTCCGCCGCGTCCCGGGCGTACCTGCCGCGGTCGCTGTGGAGCCGGATGCGGGACGACTTCGTGGCCCTCGCCGAGTCCCTGACCGTCGGCGACCTCGCGTCCGACCTGTCGCTGTTCATGGGCGCGGTCATCGACGACCGGGCGTTCGCCAAGCACAAGGCGGCCATCGACCGCGCCCGCGCCCAGGACGGGATCGACGTGCTCACCGGCTCCTACGACGACTCGACCGGCTACTTCGTGCGGCCCACGGTGCTGGAGTGCGCCGACCCCGACGACGAGGTCTTCGTCAAGGAGTACTTCGGCCCGATCCTGCCGGTGTACGTCTACGACGACGCCGACTACGACCGGGTGGTGGACAAGGTGGAGAGCACCGGCGCCTATGCGCTGACCGGCGCGATCATCGCCCGTGACCGGCGGGCCATCGTCGACGCGGCGGAGCGGCTGCGCTTCGCGGCGGGCAACTTCTACATCAACGACAAGCCCACCGGGTCGATCGTCGGCCAGCAGCCCTTCGGCGGCTCCCGCGCCTCCGGCACCAACGACAAGGCCGGCTCGATCCTCAACCTGACCCGCTGGGTCAGCGCCCGGGCCGTCAAGGAGGCGTTCGTCCCGCCGGTCGTCACCCCGCCCTACCGCGGCGACATTCCGCAGACCGGCTGGGAGCAGCCCGACCTGAACAGCCTGCGCTGA
- the dhaL gene encoding dihydroxyacetone kinase subunit DhaL, which yields MDTSFFTGWLDEIARLVAEQREHLTRLDAAIGDADHGTNLDRGFAAVKAALAESPPSTPGGALTLAGTTLIRKVGGASGPLYGTAFRQMGRTLGDAEEISLKDLATAMGSALAGVQRLGAAAEGDKTMVDALAPAVQALTRAAEEGAEPSEAFEAAARAAREGAKATVPMQARKGRASYLGPRSVGHEDPGAASTALVLEALHAVGAAR from the coding sequence ATGGACACGTCGTTCTTCACCGGCTGGCTCGACGAGATCGCCCGGCTCGTCGCCGAACAGCGGGAGCATCTCACCCGGCTGGACGCCGCGATCGGCGACGCCGATCACGGCACCAACCTCGACCGCGGGTTCGCCGCGGTCAAGGCCGCCCTCGCCGAGTCGCCTCCCTCCACGCCGGGGGGCGCGCTCACGCTCGCGGGCACCACGCTCATCCGCAAGGTCGGCGGCGCGTCCGGCCCGCTGTACGGCACGGCGTTCCGGCAGATGGGCAGGACGCTGGGCGACGCCGAGGAGATCTCGCTCAAGGATCTGGCCACGGCGATGGGCTCGGCCCTGGCGGGCGTGCAGCGGCTCGGTGCGGCCGCAGAGGGTGACAAGACGATGGTGGACGCGCTGGCGCCGGCCGTGCAGGCGCTGACCCGGGCCGCCGAGGAGGGGGCCGAGCCGTCCGAGGCGTTCGAGGCGGCGGCGCGAGCGGCGCGCGAGGGAGCGAAGGCCACCGTGCCCATGCAGGCCCGTAAAGGGCGGGCGAGTTATCTGGGACCGCGCAGCGTCGGGCATGAGGATCCGGGCGCGGCCTCCACCGCACTCGTCCTGGAGGCCCTGCACGCCGTCGGAGCCGCTCGGTGA
- a CDS encoding PucR family transcriptional regulator yields MQEELQEVVDEIARVLGAPATLEDRAFRLLAHAAHSGELDEVRQQSILRRRATDEVRAYFEGYGIATAPGPVRIPADAELRVLARVCVPLRHSGVTYGYLWLLDTGEVTDDRLARIAPLVTRAAAVLAQDARGRQDLGDLLAGLFSADPERRAAALARLGPGGPDAPSVPRGPVVAIAVRAGRERVAPLWTLPRGVLARTGDPVAVLAPASSADRVADAVQAMYGTAAGVGAVRGDMGEAWRSWREAVGALRVAERVPSFAPVARWPELGAYRVLARLPAEGLRELAAEAAPLAAEPDLARTVEVYLDRAGHVQETARLLGVHRQTLYYRLAKAERLTGADLADGGDRLRLHLALKAAHMTAL; encoded by the coding sequence GTGCAGGAGGAGCTGCAGGAGGTCGTGGACGAGATCGCCCGCGTCCTCGGCGCGCCGGCGACCCTGGAGGACCGGGCGTTCCGGCTTCTCGCTCACGCCGCGCACAGCGGGGAGCTGGACGAGGTGCGGCAGCAATCGATCCTGCGCCGCCGCGCCACCGACGAGGTCCGCGCCTACTTCGAGGGGTACGGCATCGCGACCGCGCCGGGCCCGGTGCGCATCCCCGCCGACGCCGAGCTGCGGGTGCTCGCCCGGGTGTGCGTGCCGCTGCGGCACTCCGGGGTGACCTACGGCTACCTGTGGCTGCTGGACACCGGGGAGGTCACCGACGACCGGTTGGCGCGGATCGCGCCGCTGGTCACGAGGGCCGCGGCCGTGCTCGCCCAGGACGCGCGCGGCCGTCAGGACCTCGGCGACCTGCTGGCCGGACTGTTCTCCGCCGACCCCGAACGGCGGGCCGCCGCCCTGGCCCGGCTCGGTCCCGGCGGCCCCGACGCGCCGTCCGTGCCGCGCGGGCCGGTCGTCGCGATCGCGGTGCGCGCCGGTCGGGAGCGGGTCGCCCCGTTGTGGACGCTGCCGCGTGGTGTGCTCGCCCGGACCGGCGACCCGGTGGCCGTCCTGGCCCCCGCGTCCTCCGCCGACCGGGTCGCGGACGCGGTCCAGGCCATGTACGGCACGGCCGCCGGTGTCGGCGCCGTCCGCGGGGACATGGGGGAGGCGTGGCGGAGCTGGCGGGAGGCGGTGGGCGCGCTGCGGGTGGCCGAGCGGGTGCCCTCCTTCGCGCCGGTGGCCCGATGGCCCGAGCTGGGCGCCTACCGGGTGCTGGCCCGGCTGCCCGCCGAAGGGCTGCGCGAGCTGGCCGCCGAGGCCGCGCCGCTGGCGGCCGAGCCGGATCTGGCCCGCACGGTGGAGGTCTACCTGGACCGGGCCGGGCACGTGCAGGAGACCGCCCGCCTGCTGGGCGTGCACCGCCAGACCCTCTACTACCGGCTGGCCAAGGCCGAGCGTCTCACCGGCGCGGACCTCGCGGACGGCGGAGACCGCCTGCGCCTGCACCTGGCCTTGAAGGCCGCACACATGACGGCCCTGTGA